The nucleotide sequence CGGGATCGGGGATGAGGCGAATGTCGCGCTTGGGCAAATACGGCGGTTCGAGCCATTTCTCGTCGCCGGTCATGTGCACGAGCACCATCAGGAGGCAGCGGATGTCTCCTTCGGCGATGGCCGAAGCGATGTCGAACGGCCTGTGTGGAGATGCGATGTTCATGGCGTGTCCTGATCTCCGGATGCAGTGAAGAGGCCGCGCGTCATCAGCTTGCGATAGGCGGAGATGACGTGGTCGGGCACGGCGGTGACGAGGCCTTCCGAATAGGAGTAGCGGCGGCTGAGGTAGCCGCGCGAGCCCATCAGCATATGGACGATCGCCTCGAACTCCTCGTCGCTGTAATCCTGAATTGCGCCGGAACGCCGCGCGCGACGCAAAATGCGGACATAGGCGACCGAGATGTTGTCGAGGTGCTTCTGGTAGCCGATCGGCGCGAAGAACTCGGCCTCGTTGAGGATACGCAAGAACTCCGGCACCTCGCGGATGAAGTCGAAGAAGGCGGAGAAGCGCTCGATCTCCTGCCGCGCCGCATCCGCCGTGCCGGTGCGGGCGCGGATGAACTCGACCATGTCGAGGCCGATCTTGGGCAGGAGCTGGTCGAGCAGCTCCTGGCGGTTTTCGAAATGATTGTAGAAGGTGCCTTGGGCGACGCCGGCCTGCTCGGTGATGCGGGCAACGGACGCCTCGGCATAGCCATGCTTGCCGACGACCTTGGTGGCGGCGTCGAAGATCTTCTGCTTGGTCCAGGCGTTGCGCTCGACGCGGTTGAGTTTTGTCACTTTCGCGGTGGCTGGGCCTTGCGTCATGCCACGGTCTCCAGTTCAGCGCGCAGCACGCGCTTGAGAATTTTTCCGCTGGGATTGCGGGGCAGGCTGTCGCGGATGACGAACTGTTTCGGCACCTTGAAGCTTGCGAGCCGCGCGCGGCAGTGTTCGGTGAGGGCAGGGAGCTCGAGGCTCGCGCCTTCGGCCAGCACGATGATGGCGACGGGACGCTCGCCCCAGCGTGGATCGCGCAGTCCAACCACCGCGACCTCACGTACCTCTGGTAGCTCGTGGATGACGCGCTCGACCTCGGAGGAGGCGATGTTCTCGCCGCCCGAGATGATCATGTCCTTCTTGCGGTCGGTCAGATAGAGAAAACCCTCGTCGTCGAGATAGCCGATGTCGCCGCTGCGGAACCAATCGCCGAAGAAGGCGGACGCCGTCTTCTCCGGATCCTGCCAATAGCCGCGCGTGATCTTGGGACCGCGCAGGCAGATCTCGCCGTTGACGTTCGGCGGCAGTTTGTTGCCGTCCTCGTCGCGAATCTCGATCTCGACATGGGCGATGGCGCGGCCGGTCGAGCCGATCTTCTCGATCTCGCGGCCGGCCTCCATGAAAGTGTCGCCGCCGACGGTCTCGGTGAGGCCGTAGGC is from Bradyrhizobium xenonodulans and encodes:
- a CDS encoding TetR/AcrR family transcriptional regulator, yielding MTQGPATAKVTKLNRVERNAWTKQKIFDAATKVVGKHGYAEASVARITEQAGVAQGTFYNHFENRQELLDQLLPKIGLDMVEFIRARTGTADAARQEIERFSAFFDFIREVPEFLRILNEAEFFAPIGYQKHLDNISVAYVRILRRARRSGAIQDYSDEEFEAIVHMLMGSRGYLSRRYSYSEGLVTAVPDHVISAYRKLMTRGLFTASGDQDTP